The nucleotide sequence tactccactcatcgactgctatctagcatgcatctagagtattaagttaatgaaaacagagtaacgccttaagcaggatgacatgatgtagagggataaattcatgcaatatgataaaaaatccatcttgttatcctcgatggcaacaatacaatacgtgccttgctgcccctactgtcactgggaaaggacaccgcaagattgaacccaaagctaagcacttctcccattgcaagaaagatcaatctattaggtcaaaccaaattgataattcgaagagacttgcaaagataaccaatcatacataaaagaattcagagaagattcaaatattgttcatagataatcttgatcataaacccacaattcatcggtctcaacaaacacaccgcaaaaagaagattacatcgaatagatctccacaagagagggggagaagattgtattgagatccaaaaagagagaagaatccatctagctaataactatggacccgaaggtctgacgtaaactactcacacttcatcggaggggctatggtgttgatgtagaagccctccgtgatggatgccccctccggtgagctccggaacaggccccaagatgggatctcgtggatacagaaagtcacggcggtggaattagggttttggctccgtatctgatcttttggggtacgtaggtatatataggaggaaggagtatgtcggtggcgcaacagggggcccacgagggtggagggcgcacctgggggggtaggcgcgccccctacctcgtggcctcctcctttatttcttgacgtagggtccaagtctcctggatcatgttcggtgagaaaatcacgttcccgaaggtttcattccgtttggactccgtttgatattcattttcttcgaaaccctaaaataggcaaaaaaaacagcaattctgggctgggtctccggttaataggttagtcccaaaaataatataaaagtggataataaagcccaataatgtccaaaacagtagataatatagcatggagcaatcaaaaattatagatacgttggagacgtatcagtaaacagggtagctatatcatttaatttagtaagatgtgccacaacagtttcagattcatagccatagaaaggatcaaattcaaccaaagtaattaactcaggatcaacagagaaatcataatccttatcagcaataaagataggtgaagtagcataagtaggatcatatttcattctagaatttagagatttttctttcagcttagctaataatttcttaagatcacttctatcgttgcaagcaagaaagtctctagcagtttcttcatccataacataaccctcaggaacaacaggcaattcatatctagggggagaatcttcatcagcactttcatcaatattatcaatttcagtaatttcattgtctctagccctagcaagttgttcgtcaagaaattcaccaagtggtacagtagtatcaagcatggaagtagtttcataataagtatcatgcaaagcagaagtggcatcatcaataacatgcgacatatcagaatgaatagcaggtgtaggtgtcgcaagcttactcaaaatagaaggtgaatcaagtgcagagctagatggcaattccttaccttccctcgtagttgagggataaatcttggttcttggatctttcaagttcttcatagtgataaacagatataaatcaaaagtgactcaaagaatagagctatgctccccggcaacagcgccagaaaatagtcttgataacccacaagtataggggatcgcaacagttttcgagggtagagtattcaacccaaatttattgattcgacacaaggggaggcaaagaatattctcaagtattagcagctaagttgtcaattcaaccacacccggaaacttaatatctgcagcaaagtgtttagtagcaaagtaatatgatagtagtggtaacggtagtaaaaggtaacggtagcaaaagtaatatttttggtgttttgtagtgattgtaacaatagcaacggaaaagtaaataagcgaagaacactaTATGGAAAGGTTGTAGGCAATGGAtaagtgatggagaattatgccggatgcgatcgatcatgtaacagtcataacatagggtgacacagaattagctccagttcatcaatgtaatgtaggcatgtattctgaatatagtcatacgtgcttatggaaaagaacttgcatgacatcttttgtcgtaccctcccgtggcagcggggtcctattggaaactaagggatattaaggcctcctttcaatagagtaccggaccaaagcattaacacatagtgaatacatgaactcctcaaactacggtcatcaccggtaagtatcccgattattgtcacttcggggttaacggatcataacacataataggtgactatagacttgcaagataggatcaagaactctcatatattgatgaaaacataataggttcagatctgaaatcatggcactctggccctagtgacaagcattaagcatagcaaagtcatagcaacatcaatctcagaacatagtggatactagggatcaaaccctaacaaaactaactcgactacatgataaatctcatccaacccatcaccgtccagcaagcctacaatggaattactcacgcacggaagtgagcatcatgaaattggtgatggaggaaggttgatgatgatgatggcgatggattcccctctccggagccccgaacagactctagatcagccctcccgagagagtttagtgcttggcggcggctccgtaccgtaaaacgcgatgaatccttctctcctaattttttctccccggacacgaatatatggagttggagttgaggtcggtggagctccagggggcccacgaggcagggggtgcacccagggaggcaggcgcgcccccaccctcgtggctagggtgtgggccccctggccttgattctttgctagtattttttattatttccaaaaataatctccgtggagttgcaggtcattccgagaacttttgtttctgcacataaataacaccatggcaattctgttgaaaacggcgtcagtccgggttagttccattgaaatcatgcaagttagagtccaaaacaagggcaaaagtgtttggaaaagtagatacgacggagacgtatcagcgcgcttagggacgtctacgcgatagagccagtcgccccaaagtttaatccatggtcgtcatgcccgatcactttcgatcgtcgggaccatccaaccagtatccgtcacggcggttcagctgcactggtcctggacccaataattgatgggttccacctaacacgagtcctggtGGACGGTGgcatatagtgcgcaaaatgggcattaatcatcacggatcaagcccacaaagattgtctttaaaggagtcataccaggtgtagaggcccgttgtacaggctcaatcacactagaggttgtcttcggatctccggacaacttccgaagcgaggagttaaccttcgatatcgtcccctttcgcagtggctatcacgcactgcttggacgaaccgcatttgctcaattcaacacggtgccacactatgcttatctcaagctcaagatgcccggaccacgcagcgtcataacagttaatggaaacaccggactctccctccgcaccgaggagcacaccgctgccttagcagcagaagtacagagcggccttttcaagaagaaccttaattcggcggccgagctcccggacactgtcaagagagtccggacaATTCTGCAGCAgaacagctcggctcgtcaagagctcgactagcaattcggcctccgtccaagTCCCGACCAAAAGGCAGCaattgtaccgcgcgtacataactacgcactcgaaataccatgggcatggatggaggcataactagcttgtgatccacaatacggctcgaccgcctcccgacacacatactttcactattTCCTTTTTTCCTCCTTTTTCAGGTTTGTTTTTCACAGGCCTTCCCTAACGGCTTGATCATCGGTTCTTTtcaaaggataaatacaccaagacgacAAGAAGCATGGACGTACTGGCAAAtttttaggtggtttctttaacgacccctttacctattttcaggacccacacgcagctctccctttcTTAAGGCATATCAAATAGCcttctgcttatcgcactacttgtataaatgcgctttaacGCACTAATGAAAtgataatggaaacagtttgcggcccaaattttacggctctagcttactaccttttcttctttttctttttttgataactttatcaaatagcacccatacactctggtacgtttcaatttgccaggggcttcatagcaccccacaacatggcaacaaagtctgaacactttttatagtatagttcagcaccccaaatttagcactatatgcattggctccaaatcatatctttggtcaatagttgggttgcccggctcttgtgcttgctaccttacattccgctgtATCGGCTagtgtagtaaagggagaactactgcaattgtgcctggtttacccggatgagcacctcagtagagaaagccgaaaactgactgtcatgatgcggcgagagccggtcagctcttcggaggtctcaaatccttagagatttttttcgcgttacgcgagggatcggtacttacccgatcaggtgtttacagcatcctagtttggatactaggggttgcgcctatatttttattgtcaaactcctatggctaagtgagggtgttaaaGCCGCATGGTCCGATTGTctggttcgtcgcgctaaacacctccttcaaggaccaaacaattggatcaagactgtttagattacatcccgaacacccccgtactacctatgtgggggcagaagccgacgactaaaCAACTcttagatttcatacaacacgggtGCACATGAGGTAAATTTTTTTAAAACAACAAACATTTTGTTGCAtaacgactttgtttcatcatacaaggcagagacaacatgaatgtattcatccaaaaataatgtcttgcgcacattacAATACGAGAcacctccaggacgtcttcaaaataccgctcgggcatgcggtgctccttgcgctctggcggtccctcggtcgtaagattgacggcatccatcttcgcccaccacaccttgatgcgggcaaaggccatgcgcgcgccctcgatgcagaccgaccgcttgacgacgtccagccgaggacatgcattcaccagccgcttcacgagcccgaagtagctgccggatATAGCTtcagcaggccacagccggattattacatccttcatggccagttctgccaccctatgtagctcgaccagctgttttagctgattgctaaagggcactggatgttctggcgtaagatattgcgaccagaacagcttctccgtagagctcccttcttcggctcggaagaactctgcagcgtcagacacactgcacggcagatccgcaaacgcccctagagaactcctaatccgggttagtaagagatacttcttcttcacatatttgctttgcatactaaacaccTTACCCACcgtgattttcttggcctcctggatctcctggagggcgccctgggccttaATACGGGCCTCTTCCGCGCTTTGGCGGGCCACAGCGAGTTCGGTCTCTCAAGCCGAAACGTCGCGCTCCAAGGTTTTGCATttcttcaccgcatcctggagcccttgctggacctcatcaagccgggcctcgtgcttctcgcgagtGGCTTTTTCCTTGGCAGCTTTTTCCTCGGCCTGGGCCAGGGCCTgtttaaggacctcgacctcggtcgccgctcctacacatatcatggcACTACAGTCAAGACGCATCATTTATTCTTTTCGAATATATAGcaagtcattacataccttgcttgtcttccagctgcttcctcgcttggtcGAACTCCTGCTTGGctcgctccagtctctgctttagtccggagacttcggcagtgtgtgaggtcgcagccagcaacgacgcctgcttattcatataagacatatttagtttcctgcgaaaataaattgatcctctgtccggctcttctttccgaacaccggaccgtgtctcaggggctattgtctatattgggattttctatTTTGCGTTgcctacctcaaaacctgtcagcaggctgctgcaggcttcgattagtccgctcttgacggactgaaccctctcaatcaccgtacccgtaaggatacggtgttcatccacaatggaagcgccgcgtagcgcttccagcagattatccggtgcctatGGTTGGACAGACGTCACCGGCGGCATAGGCacgcccccttctttcgaaggaggtttcTCACCAGATTCCGGAGCCATATAGGTCTCCGGACTTGTATTCGACTGGGGGCCGAACTGAGCAAAGCCCCCATCCTCAGTCACCatggggtctgctcccccatgtgtctggcagCCGAGGCttcgccctctggcgccaccctggcggcctcctgaacctctaTCTGGCCGGGGAAGGTCCTTTTTGGGACAACACCTCATCGTCGCCCTTGGCCGTaggagagtgagcggccggcggtgacccgctggccatcgccttcgaatgcaacgaacctcttgatgaggatcacAGGGAGCtatcatgggccggactgcaatgtcATAAATTAACATATTATATTATGAAGCAAGAGAGGCCGGATGCATGGACATATGTGGGTTTCTAGTACTTACAACATGGCCAGAGGCTTGtttcgggggcgtcgctccgggCTACTGTCGATGTctcacgcggagttatccgcagggggacccttccccctcttgggctcctccgcctccagatttttggaggccgc is from Triticum aestivum cultivar Chinese Spring chromosome 3A, IWGSC CS RefSeq v2.1, whole genome shotgun sequence and encodes:
- the LOC123059361 gene encoding uncharacterized protein isoform X1 is translated as MKMLGSCYSKATRRRQPWTRTAGTILPIMPMRYVFHVLRRILDLLVSRRISKLYYYCFFRYGRRGWSGFTIRLRRPKNQSSRSGRRCWCLRPIRHRRRRPRRRPRGSGVAYAARELQTCRPKTRLSPPPPKTMTRRRKKIPLPLMGGGRRGRPPKIWRRRSPRGGRVPLRITPRETSTVARSDAPETSLWPCFRPMIAPCDPHQEVRCIRRRWPAGHRRPLTLLRPRATMRCCPKKDLPRPDRGSGGRQGGARGRSLGCQTHGGADPMVTEDGGFAQFGPQSNTSPETYMAPESGEKPPSKEGGVPMPPVTSVQP